A genomic window from Companilactobacillus alimentarius DSM 20249 includes:
- the mutL gene encoding DNA mismatch repair endonuclease MutL codes for MGVIHELPVELSNQIAAGEVIERPASVVKELVENSIDAKATQVLITVQQSGMKSIEVNDNGKGIAADDVEVAFLPHTTSKISNGRDLFNVKTLGFRGEALASIASISKLTVLTSTDGKSAVKAKFSGSELVKKETFARSIGTTMLVEDIFFNTPARLKYVKSLHTELNRIVDIVDRLAMGHPEISFRLIHEGKDLVWTSGNNNLQQTIAGIYGRTIASHMFQFQNSDPDYEIQGFFSKPDTTRSNRSYISLILNGRYIKNFQLTNAVVRGYGSKLMVARYPIAVIDIKMDPSLVDINVHPTKQEVRLSNEGHIGDLISDGIKKRLSQQNLIPDAVKNLGRKETKKLDTYKPEQISFDDVETIDKISEPLKQTEVAQPQVKPQTERFETLTDGKPIFKDPVHLKSWDERLKSEADKVKVIKSDEPQVDDEKKGFPELRYIGQIHGTYLVAESQDGFYLLDQHAAQERVNYEYYRQEIGKVSQDQQKLLVPIVLDYPNSESILIREKKPVLESIGLYLDDFGQNSFVVNTHPTWFVPGQEESTIKEMVDYVLNDSKISVASFREKNAIMMSCKRAIKANHHLTDQEAIELLHNLTKAENPYNCPHGRPVLVEFSNKDLEKMFKRIQDPHDTRESE; via the coding sequence GTGGGAGTAATTCATGAGTTGCCAGTTGAACTAAGTAATCAAATTGCGGCTGGTGAAGTTATCGAACGTCCCGCGTCAGTCGTCAAAGAGCTGGTAGAAAATTCCATCGACGCTAAAGCAACTCAAGTTTTAATTACCGTGCAACAATCTGGGATGAAATCAATTGAGGTCAATGATAATGGAAAGGGAATTGCGGCAGATGATGTCGAAGTTGCCTTTTTGCCACATACCACTAGTAAAATTTCTAATGGTCGTGATTTATTTAATGTTAAAACTTTAGGATTTCGTGGTGAGGCTTTAGCTAGTATTGCTTCTATCTCTAAATTAACCGTCTTAACTAGTACTGATGGTAAGTCCGCTGTCAAAGCTAAGTTTTCAGGTAGCGAACTCGTTAAAAAGGAAACTTTTGCGCGCTCAATTGGTACAACGATGCTAGTCGAAGATATTTTTTTCAATACTCCAGCACGACTGAAGTATGTCAAATCGCTTCATACTGAATTGAATCGAATCGTTGATATCGTGGATCGCTTAGCTATGGGACATCCAGAGATTTCTTTTCGCCTGATTCATGAAGGTAAGGATCTTGTTTGGACTTCGGGCAATAATAATTTGCAACAGACAATTGCAGGGATTTATGGTCGCACGATTGCTAGTCACATGTTTCAATTCCAAAATTCCGATCCCGATTACGAGATTCAAGGTTTCTTTTCTAAACCTGATACAACTCGTTCGAATCGTTCTTATATTTCATTGATTCTAAATGGACGTTATATTAAGAACTTTCAGTTGACCAACGCCGTAGTGAGAGGTTATGGATCTAAATTGATGGTGGCACGTTATCCAATCGCAGTGATTGATATAAAAATGGATCCTAGTTTAGTTGATATTAACGTTCACCCTACTAAGCAAGAGGTGCGTTTATCAAATGAGGGTCACATTGGCGATCTGATCAGTGATGGGATAAAAAAACGTTTATCGCAACAAAACTTGATTCCTGATGCGGTTAAGAACTTAGGTAGAAAAGAAACTAAGAAACTTGATACATATAAACCCGAACAGATCAGTTTTGATGATGTTGAAACGATTGATAAAATTTCTGAGCCATTGAAACAAACAGAGGTTGCTCAGCCACAAGTAAAGCCGCAAACTGAGCGTTTTGAAACCCTAACTGATGGTAAGCCGATTTTTAAAGATCCAGTTCATTTAAAATCATGGGATGAACGATTGAAGAGTGAAGCTGATAAAGTCAAGGTAATTAAATCAGATGAACCTCAAGTTGACGATGAAAAAAAAGGTTTTCCAGAGTTACGTTACATTGGACAGATTCACGGAACTTATTTAGTCGCTGAAAGTCAAGATGGTTTCTATTTGCTTGATCAACATGCCGCACAGGAACGTGTCAATTATGAATATTATCGCCAAGAGATTGGCAAGGTTTCTCAAGATCAGCAAAAATTGTTGGTACCAATTGTTTTGGATTATCCTAATTCTGAAAGTATTTTAATTCGGGAGAAGAAGCCTGTTTTAGAAAGCATCGGGTTGTATCTGGATGATTTTGGTCAAAATAGTTTTGTCGTAAATACGCATCCGACCTGGTTTGTTCCCGGTCAAGAAGAGTCGACAATCAAGGAAATGGTTGACTATGTCTTAAATGATTCTAAAATCAGTGTGGCGAGCTTCCGTGAAAAGAATGCTATTATGATGAGTTGCAAAAGGGCTATCAAAGCCAATCATCATTTGACCGATCAAGAGGCAATTGAATTGTTGCATAATTTGACTAAAGCCGAGAATCCATATAATTGTCCCCATGGACGTCCAGTTTTAGTAGAGTTCAGTAATAAAGATCTTGAGAAAATGTTCAAGAGAATCCAAGATCCACATGATACTAGAGAGAGTGAATAA
- the ruvA gene encoding Holliday junction branch migration protein RuvA produces the protein MFEYLSGLITSVTPSYVVVDVAGVGYKVQVANPYRYEENQKAKVYVEQIVRDNEQSLYGFYDLNEKNIFLHLISVSGIGPKSALAILAGQDLQGLIHAIENDDVKFLTKFPKIGKKTAQQIILDLSGKFTSEGQMTLGEAPVAFSSGLSQELEDGLAALESLGYSPKEISRVKSNLEKEHLKSADEYLRAGLKLLSK, from the coding sequence ATGTTTGAATATTTAAGTGGTTTAATAACCTCGGTTACCCCTTCATATGTTGTTGTGGATGTTGCAGGTGTCGGATATAAAGTGCAAGTAGCCAACCCTTATCGCTATGAAGAAAACCAAAAGGCGAAAGTTTACGTAGAACAAATTGTCCGTGACAATGAACAATCCTTGTACGGCTTTTATGATTTGAATGAGAAGAATATCTTTTTACATCTAATCAGCGTCTCCGGAATTGGACCCAAGAGTGCTTTAGCAATTTTGGCTGGACAAGACTTGCAAGGTCTGATTCACGCAATTGAGAATGATGATGTGAAATTTTTGACTAAGTTTCCTAAAATTGGCAAGAAGACGGCTCAGCAGATTATTTTGGATCTTAGTGGTAAGTTCACCTCTGAAGGTCAGATGACGCTTGGAGAGGCTCCTGTTGCTTTCAGCAGTGGTCTGAGTCAAGAATTAGAAGATGGTTTAGCAGCTCTAGAGTCACTAGGTTATTCACCTAAAGAAATCAGTCGAGTTAAATCAAATCTTGAAAAAGAGCATTTGAAGAGTGCTGATGAATATTTACGTGCTGGATTAAAGTTATTAAGCAAGTAA
- the ruvB gene encoding Holliday junction branch migration DNA helicase RuvB: MENNENDSERLTDADSLDNNEDIIEQTLRPQSFDQYLGQEKAKKELDVYIKAAKQRQQTLDHVLLYGPPGLGKTTLAMIIANEMGVNIHTTTGPSIEKSGDLVAVLDELEPGDVLFIDEIHRMPRAIEEVLYSAMEDFYIDIIVGQGSESRSLHHQLVPYTLIGATTAAGKLSAPLRDRFGIIERMEYYTIDELSKIVFRSAKVLNINVDEEGAHEIARRSRGTPRIANRLLKRVRDFAQVENKDTIDYDMAESALNQLQVDDAGLDHLDRRILTMIIELYNGGPVGLKVIAANIGEEQETIEEVYEPYLMQMGFLKRTAKGRVVTRKGYEHMGLPYPEEADNN, encoded by the coding sequence ATCGAGAATAATGAAAATGATAGTGAACGTCTAACTGATGCCGACTCACTTGATAATAATGAAGATATCATTGAACAGACACTTCGTCCGCAAAGTTTTGACCAATATTTAGGTCAGGAAAAGGCTAAAAAAGAATTAGATGTTTATATTAAAGCTGCCAAGCAACGTCAACAAACTTTGGATCATGTTTTGCTGTATGGCCCTCCAGGGCTTGGTAAAACGACTTTGGCAATGATTATTGCTAATGAAATGGGTGTTAATATCCATACAACAACTGGGCCATCAATTGAAAAATCGGGCGATTTGGTTGCAGTTTTAGATGAATTGGAACCTGGGGATGTCTTGTTTATTGACGAAATCCATCGGATGCCTCGGGCAATTGAAGAAGTGCTCTATTCAGCAATGGAAGATTTTTATATTGATATCATTGTAGGACAGGGTAGTGAATCAAGATCTTTACATCATCAGTTAGTTCCGTATACACTGATTGGAGCAACGACGGCTGCGGGTAAATTGTCGGCACCATTGCGCGATCGTTTCGGAATTATTGAAAGAATGGAATACTATACGATTGATGAGTTGTCAAAAATCGTCTTCCGTTCAGCCAAGGTCCTCAACATCAACGTTGATGAAGAAGGTGCTCATGAGATTGCTAGAAGATCTCGTGGTACGCCTAGAATTGCCAATCGTTTGTTGAAGCGTGTGCGTGATTTTGCCCAAGTAGAGAATAAAGATACGATTGATTACGACATGGCAGAATCTGCTTTGAACCAACTCCAAGTCGATGATGCTGGACTCGATCATTTGGATCGAAGAATTTTGACGATGATTATTGAACTTTACAATGGTGGTCCCGTAGGCTTGAAAGTTATTGCCGCTAATATTGGCGAAGAACAAGAAACAATTGAAGAGGTCTATGAGCCCTATTTGATGCAGATGGGATTTTTAAAGCGAACGGCTAAGGGCCGTGTTGTAACTAGAAAAGGTTATGAACATATGGGTTTGCCATATCCCGAAGAAGCGGATAATAATTAA
- the queA gene encoding tRNA preQ1(34) S-adenosylmethionine ribosyltransferase-isomerase QueA, with the protein MTLTTEDFDYNLPEELIAQTPIKNRDQSRLLVLDHETGQYQDKHFYDILDYLNPGDALVMNNSRVLPARLYGTKEDTDGHEEVLLLNNIEGDKWEVLMKPARRAKVGTKVKFGDGQLEAEVLEDLEHGGKIIEFHYQGIFMEILEQLGEMPLPPYIKEKLDDPNRYQTVYAKENGSAAAPTAGLHWTKDLLKKVEDKGVKLVYLTLHVGLGTFRPVTESDISKHVMHSEFYRLDEESAKTLNEVRQNGGKIVATGTTSIRTLETIGTKFNGEIKADSGWTDIFIKPGYEWKVVNAFITNFHLPKSTLVMLVAAFTGRENILNAYQHAVEEKYRFFSFGDAMFIK; encoded by the coding sequence ATGACACTGACAACAGAAGATTTTGATTATAACTTACCAGAAGAACTTATTGCACAGACACCGATCAAGAATCGTGATCAATCACGTCTTTTAGTTTTGGATCATGAAACTGGTCAATATCAAGATAAGCATTTTTATGATATTTTGGATTATTTGAATCCAGGCGATGCTTTGGTAATGAATAACTCACGAGTTTTGCCTGCTCGTTTGTATGGAACAAAAGAAGATACGGATGGGCATGAGGAAGTCTTACTTTTAAACAATATTGAAGGCGACAAGTGGGAAGTTTTAATGAAACCTGCTCGACGTGCCAAGGTCGGTACCAAAGTTAAATTTGGTGACGGTCAACTTGAAGCTGAGGTCCTAGAAGATTTGGAACACGGAGGCAAGATTATCGAATTTCATTATCAAGGAATTTTTATGGAAATCTTGGAACAATTAGGTGAAATGCCATTGCCTCCATATATCAAGGAAAAACTAGATGATCCTAATCGTTATCAGACAGTTTATGCCAAAGAGAATGGTTCGGCGGCTGCTCCTACAGCAGGATTGCATTGGACTAAGGATCTGTTGAAAAAAGTTGAAGATAAAGGTGTCAAATTAGTTTATCTAACACTTCATGTAGGTCTAGGAACTTTTCGTCCAGTGACAGAATCAGATATCAGTAAGCATGTAATGCACTCTGAGTTCTATCGTTTGGATGAAGAGTCAGCAAAGACTTTGAATGAGGTTCGTCAAAATGGTGGCAAGATTGTAGCCACAGGGACGACTTCAATCAGAACTTTGGAAACGATTGGAACTAAATTTAACGGGGAAATCAAAGCTGATAGTGGCTGGACTGACATTTTTATTAAGCCTGGTTATGAATGGAAAGTGGTGAATGCTTTCATTACGAACTTCCATTTGCCTAAATCAACTTTAGTTATGTTAGTCGCTGCATTTACAGGTCGTGAAAATATTTTGAACGCATACCAACACGCGGTTGAAGAAAAGTATCGTTTCTTCAGTTTTGGCGATGCCATGTTCATTAAGTAG
- the tgt gene encoding tRNA guanosine(34) transglycosylase Tgt: MESAIKYTLIKKEKHTGARLGLLETPHGTFETPMFMPVGTEASVKNMAPEDLEKIGASIILANTYHLWLRPGEDIVKEAGGLHKFMNWDKGILTDSGGFQVFSLAKMRDITEVGVHFRNHLNGRQEFLSPEKAIKIENYLGPDIMMSLDECPPFFESYDYIKRSVARTSRWAERGLKAHRNPDWQALFGIVQGGGFEDLRKQSAKDLVSMDFPGYSIGGLSVGESKGEMNRVLGFTTPMLPENKPRYLMGVGTADSLIDGVIRGIDMFDCVLPTRIARNGTCMTSHGRLVVKNAKYAHDFTPLDDNCDCYVCRNYSRAYIRHLINANELFGIHLTSYHNLYFLLNLMKGVRQAIRDDNLLEFREHVFEDYGFNKKNAKKF, encoded by the coding sequence ATGGAATCAGCTATTAAGTACACATTAATTAAGAAAGAAAAACATACAGGAGCTCGTTTAGGATTACTGGAAACTCCACATGGTACCTTTGAGACACCAATGTTCATGCCTGTTGGAACGGAAGCTTCTGTTAAAAACATGGCACCTGAGGATTTGGAAAAAATTGGTGCCTCAATCATTTTAGCTAATACTTACCACCTCTGGCTTCGACCTGGTGAAGATATCGTTAAAGAGGCCGGTGGATTGCATAAGTTTATGAATTGGGACAAGGGTATCTTGACTGATTCTGGTGGTTTTCAGGTATTTTCACTAGCTAAGATGCGTGATATCACTGAGGTAGGAGTTCACTTTAGAAACCATTTAAACGGTCGTCAGGAATTTCTTTCTCCTGAAAAAGCTATTAAAATCGAAAATTACTTAGGCCCAGATATTATGATGAGTCTGGATGAATGTCCGCCATTTTTTGAAAGTTACGATTACATTAAACGTTCAGTGGCTAGAACTAGTCGCTGGGCTGAGCGTGGTTTAAAAGCTCATCGTAATCCTGATTGGCAAGCTTTGTTTGGTATTGTTCAAGGTGGCGGTTTTGAAGATTTAAGAAAGCAAAGCGCAAAGGATTTAGTAAGTATGGATTTCCCAGGTTATTCAATCGGTGGTTTGTCAGTTGGTGAATCTAAAGGAGAAATGAATCGTGTCTTGGGATTTACGACACCAATGTTGCCTGAAAATAAACCACGCTATTTGATGGGGGTCGGTACGGCTGACTCTTTGATTGACGGAGTTATTCGAGGAATCGACATGTTTGACTGTGTTCTACCAACTAGAATTGCACGTAATGGTACTTGTATGACTAGCCACGGTCGCTTGGTCGTTAAGAATGCTAAATATGCTCATGACTTTACGCCACTGGATGATAATTGTGATTGCTATGTTTGTCGAAATTATTCACGGGCCTATATTCGTCATTTGATCAATGCCAATGAGTTATTTGGAATTCATTTGACTAGTTATCACAATTTATATTTCCTTTTGAATTTGATGAAGGGTGTTCGTCAAGCTATCAGAGATGATAACTTGCTTGAATTTAGAGAACATGTTTTTGAAGATTATGGTTTCAATAAGAAAAACGCTAAGAAATTTTAG
- the yajC gene encoding preprotein translocase subunit YajC: protein MLTLGAGAGAGGSMGLLIFVAIMFVGMYFISIRPQKKQQQKRQEMLKEMSKGDKVVTLGGIKGVIASIDRDNKEVVVDCDGIYLTFDLNFIRRTTPVSQAASENKPADDKKAEADNASTKETEKVEPKEESKEEPKADAVKPAETEKEATPSDDKKTDEK, encoded by the coding sequence ATGCTTACGTTAGGTGCCGGTGCTGGTGCTGGTGGTTCCATGGGACTTTTGATCTTTGTTGCGATTATGTTTGTTGGTATGTACTTTATCTCTATTCGTCCACAAAAGAAGCAACAACAAAAGCGTCAAGAAATGCTCAAAGAAATGTCTAAAGGTGATAAGGTTGTTACACTTGGTGGTATTAAAGGTGTAATTGCTTCAATCGATCGTGACAACAAAGAAGTTGTTGTTGACTGTGATGGTATTTACTTAACATTTGACTTGAACTTCATTCGTCGTACAACTCCAGTTAGTCAAGCTGCTAGTGAAAACAAGCCAGCTGATGATAAAAAGGCTGAAGCAGACAATGCTTCAACTAAGGAAACAGAAAAGGTCGAACCAAAGGAAGAATCAAAGGAAGAACCTAAAGCAGATGCTGTGAAACCAGCTGAAACTGAAAAAGAAGCAACTCCTTCTGATGACAAAAAAACTGATGAAAAATAG